AGGAACCCCTTCCGGATCGCCGGGCCCATTGGAGAGGAGCACCCCGTCCGGATTCAATCGCAGCACCTCCTCAGCCGGCGTCGCCGCCGGCACCACCGTCACGGCACAGCCGACATCCACCAGCCGACGCAAGATATTCTGCTTCACCCCGAAATCATAGACCACGACCCGATACCGGCCCGGTCCGTCCGGCTTCTTGCGCGGGGCCTGGGACCTCGCTCCCCCTTCAGACTCATCCGGCAGCCAGGGATCGGACCCGGCCGTCCAGTCATAGGGACGATCGCACGTGACGTCCTTGACCAGATCGCGTCCGACGATGCTCGGCGCGGAGACGGCCTTCCGGATCAACCGATCTGGCTCCAGATCGAGGTGCGAGATCACCCCCTGCTGGGCCCCATGTTCGCGCAAGTGCCTCGTCAAGGCCCGCGTATCGATCCCCTGAATGCCGACGACGCGAGCCTCGCACAAATACGCATCCAGCGACTGATGACTGCGCCAGTTGCTCGGTCGCCGGCTGCCTTCCGTCACGACGAAGCCCTCGGCCCAGATCCGGCGGGATTCAACGTCGTCCTTGGCGATCCCGTAGTTCCCGATGTGCGGACAGGTCATCGTGACGATCTGTCCCTTATAGGAGGGATCCGTCAGGATCTCCTGATACCCGGTCATGGCCGTATTGAACACGACTTCGCCGACGGTCTCCCCTTCATGGCCCAGCGCCCGCCCGCGAAAGACCGTTCCGTCCGCCAACGCTAAAATGGCCGGCTTCATCATGCCACCGTCACCGATGGGAGCCGGCCCGTGGGCGGCACCGCCGACAACCAGGTCCGAACCTTGAGGACCATCAACGCCATCCCCGCCGCCAGATTCACCATGTAGACGGGGCGCGCGACCGTGTGGCTCATGAAAAAGAACGAATCCCAGGCTGACTTCCGTGCGGCCTCGTCTTTCGCCGTAAAGGCCAGCTCCTGGAGCGTCACCGCCGTAGGATGGAGCCACAAGCCAATGAAGAGCGCGATGACCATGATGCCGATCGTCAAGACCACCTCCGTTTTTCTCGGAGCCATTGACAGGCCCCCCGCCGTTCGATTGATTCGAGCCCGCCCAGCCGTCGCCAATCCAAGTGAGACCAGGCACACGAACGTGGCCCCATTGTACCCGCTGAAGACCCTCGTCAGAAATCGCCCGCCCGGTTCCGTGCCTCCGAACGAATTAAACACCGCGGGTATCACATCCGCAATGATAATGATGAGTCCGCCGGTCCACACGGCGAGCGAGAGCATTTCGACCGTCGCGCAGAGCACCAGCAGGCGCCATCGCGGCCTTGTCCAGCCCTCCGCGCTCATCAGGCGGTCCACACCACGCGGCCGCCGACGATCGTCGCCCGAACCCGTCCCTTGACCTTCCAACCGGCAAACGGCGTGTTTCGGCTTTTGGAATAGGATCGCCCCGAGTCCACCTCCCAGGCTTCGTTCGGATCCACGATCGTCAGGTCCGCATCGGCGCCGGGCGCCAGGGTGCCCTTTCGCAGTCCGAACACCCGCGCCGGCTCGACGGTCAGCTTGGCAATGGCCTGTTCCAACGACAGCACCCCCTCCTCCACCAAGGCCATCGTGAGCGGAAAGGCCGTCTCCAAGCCGATGATGCCGAAGGGCGCATCCACAAACTCAAGTTGTTTCTCATGGGCCGCATGCGGCGCATGGTCGGTCGCGATAATGTCGATGGTGCCGTCCTTGAGCCCGCCCTTGATCGCCTGCACATCGTTCCAGGTGCGCAGGGGTGGATTCATCTTGGCGTGGGTGTCGTACCCGCGCACAGCCTCTTCCGTCAGCGTGAAGTGATGCGGACAGGCCTCGGCCGTGACCGCGATCCCGCGCTGCTTGGCCTCGCGGACCAGCCGCACCGATCCCTCCGTGCTCACGTGGGGAAGATGCAACCGTGCGCCGGTCAGCTCGGCCAACATGATATTGCGCGCCACCATGACCTCCTCGGCCGCATCCGGGATGCCCGGCAATCCGAGTTCGGTCGAGACCACGCCTTCGTTCATGCAGCCGCCGTCGACCAGCGCCGTGTCTTCGCAGTGGTCCACGACCGGGCAGTCAAAGGCCCGCGCATATTCCATGGCCCGCCGCATCACGGCGCTGTTGGTCACGGGTTTCCCATCATCCGAGATCGCCACGCAGCCGGCCGCGCGAAGTTCGCCGATTTCGGCCAACTCCACTCCCTCCGAGCCCTTGGTGATCGCGCCGATCGGATAGACATTCGCCATGCCCGCCGCCCGCGCCCGATCCAGGATGAATTCCGTCACGGATTGACTGTCGTTCACCGGCTTCGTGTTCGGCATGCAGCAGACCGTCGTGAAGCCCCCCGCCACCGCGGCCGTGGCGCCG
The DNA window shown above is from Nitrospira tepida and carries:
- the carA gene encoding glutamine-hydrolyzing carbamoyl-phosphate synthase small subunit, giving the protein MKPAILALADGTVFRGRALGHEGETVGEVVFNTAMTGYQEILTDPSYKGQIVTMTCPHIGNYGIAKDDVESRRIWAEGFVVTEGSRRPSNWRSHQSLDAYLCEARVVGIQGIDTRALTRHLREHGAQQGVISHLDLEPDRLIRKAVSAPSIVGRDLVKDVTCDRPYDWTAGSDPWLPDESEGGARSQAPRKKPDGPGRYRVVVYDFGVKQNILRRLVDVGCAVTVVPAATPAEEVLRLNPDGVLLSNGPGDPEGVPYASAAVKELIGRRPVMGICLGHQLVGLALGLKTYKLKFGHHGANHPVMDLRARTVEITSQNHNFAVQVPGTVTAQQPPRVVDTAMGRVQISHLSLNDDSVEGLVGLDQPVFSVQYHPEASPGPHDSAYLFREFTQMMEKRHG
- a CDS encoding DUF4149 domain-containing protein, producing MSAEGWTRPRWRLLVLCATVEMLSLAVWTGGLIIIIADVIPAVFNSFGGTEPGGRFLTRVFSGYNGATFVCLVSLGLATAGRARINRTAGGLSMAPRKTEVVLTIGIMVIALFIGLWLHPTAVTLQELAFTAKDEAARKSAWDSFFFMSHTVARPVYMVNLAAGMALMVLKVRTWLSAVPPTGRLPSVTVA
- a CDS encoding dihydroorotase → MALLIKGGTVLDPGRFHGRADVLIENGLIAAVIRMEGQARRQPSPASGELVVLEATGKLVLPGFVDLHVHFREPGFEYKETIESGATAAVAGGFTTVCCMPNTKPVNDSQSVTEFILDRARAAGMANVYPIGAITKGSEGVELAEIGELRAAGCVAISDDGKPVTNSAVMRRAMEYARAFDCPVVDHCEDTALVDGGCMNEGVVSTELGLPGIPDAAEEVMVARNIMLAELTGARLHLPHVSTEGSVRLVREAKQRGIAVTAEACPHHFTLTEEAVRGYDTHAKMNPPLRTWNDVQAIKGGLKDGTIDIIATDHAPHAAHEKQLEFVDAPFGIIGLETAFPLTMALVEEGVLSLEQAIAKLTVEPARVFGLRKGTLAPGADADLTIVDPNEAWEVDSGRSYSKSRNTPFAGWKVKGRVRATIVGGRVVWTA